ctccgtcgcggaaacggccaaagttgacgggggcatgtcagaggcgtggtgaaggcgggactggggcgtggttatcggccgaacagaaatgggcagctttcgccgataatggaaaaaaaatagccgtttttagcaagaatttaggtcactttttttggacccttttttttcacgaacaagtcccaaaaaagtgccctaaatgaccagatgaccaccggagggaatcggggatgacctcccctgactcccccagtggtcactaaccccctcccaccaaaaccccccaccttttacaactttttatttccagtctatatgccagcctcaaatgtcatacctagctccctgacagcagtatgcaggtccctggagcagttgttagtggatgcagtggacttcagccaggcagacccaggcccatccccccctacctgttacacttgtgctggttaatgctgagctctccaaaaaaccccaaaacccactgtacccacatgtaggtgccccccttcaccccttagggctatggtaatggtgtagacttatgggcagtgggttttggggggatttggggggctcagcacacaaggaaagggttctatgcacctgggagctcttttactgttttttgttaatttgtaaaagtgccccctagggtgcccagttggtgtcctggcacgtgaggaggaccagtgcactacgaatcctggcccctcctacgacccaatgccttggatttgttcatttttgagatgggcgccttcgttttccattatcgctgaaaaccgatagcgcccagctgacAAACGGCCaactcctaggcatttgccccacacaacccgtattatcggaaaaaagatgggcgcccgtcttttttcgaaaatacgggttgtcCCGTTCACGgaaataggcgcccatggagatgggcgttcgcgtttgattatgcccctcactgtaatccctgaagaaggcttatcgccgaaacacggaccgtgttgggtccagcTGACTTACTATTtgaggaaaataaaaacaatggaAGATTTCTGATCTCTGTTCATTCTTTGGAACATTCTTCCACTTTGTTAGCTGTTTGTCTTGCTAGATTCTCCATTACCCTTGCTTCCTCTACTGTGATCTGTAATTAGGACTTTCTATCAAAAATGTTAAATTGGTAATCCTAAGTATGATTAAGCCACACTTCAATGATTGTAATTCTTTGCTtttagggcagtggcgttcctaggggggcggacacccggggcagcACCCCGCCccacgggtgcagcacccccctacgatgcagcgcagacccccctccaggtgcatgccgctggggggggggggggtgccgcagcgcacacctgctcagagttccctgactttgcgcgttcgctgcagctccctctgacctggaacaggaagtaacctgttccagggcagagcagagggagaTGCAGCGAACGCGTGAAATCAGCGATCTCAGagcaggcgtgcacccggggcggaccacccccaccgccccccccccccttggtacgccactgttttagGGTTACCATTCTATGTCATACATACATTCAGGTTGCTCAAAACGTGGAGATTAGTGGCATgatgtccaaaatatgaacactttacaattttgttatccgatcttcattggctccctgtgatacggtgttttattttatttatttgttacatttgtatcccacgttttcccacctatttgtaggctcaatgtggcttacatagtaccggagagtcctttgcaggctccggtgtgaacaaatacagggtgatgttgtggtaagatcaagtgcatgtggcacagccacattaggggaatcggagaacggaagaattgtgttatgtccattacgtgctttagtttggttgtgttgcagagattaggcatttaagttggatcggtagggtatgcctttttaaacaggttggtttttagtgatttccggaagtttaggtggtcgtacgtcgttttcaaggcttttggtattgtgttccacagttgtgtgcttatgtaggaaaaactagatgcgtaacttgttttgtatttaagtcctttgcagcttgggtagtgcagatttagataagatcgtgttgattcggatgtatttctaattggtaagttgatcaagtctgttATGTAAATTGTTTGACTTGTTGTTTTAATGTAagactatcaatagaaatcaaacaaaataaaacatggaaaagaaaataagatgataccttttttattggacataacttaatacatttcttgattagctttcgaaggttgcccttcttcgtcaatgTAAGACTATAAATGTTTTATTTGTAATCTGCCAAGAACTGCAGATTGtgcagaatatatatttttaaataaaatgaaaaagtaaCAGGACCAAAGCAGGAAGCAACTTACATTAACTTAAGTCTGTTAGTACAATACATACTGAAGGTAAACATGCACATACAGATGTGGAGCAGAACAGATGTTACTGATTATATATAATATTGGGGTATCAggctaaggaccctgtttactaagccacgctgtaggcatgctagcgtttctTAATGTGCGCTAACACTAgtgacacccacaggaatatataggtgtctctagtgttagcgtacgctaaaagcgctagcgcaccttaataagcAGGGTCCTTAGTCTTTCCTTCTCCTAGACTTCAGCAAACTTATCCATCGCGTAGGGACAgacaagagtagagaggtactggggagtggtacatacctggcaagatcccaaaaaagctcaatacattttatgctgcttatcccagaaataagcagtggattttcccaagtcaatttaataatggtctatggacttttcctttaggaagccgtccagaccctatttaaaccccgctaagctaaccgcctttaccacattctctggcaacaaattgcagagtttaattacacattgagtgaagaaacattttctccaactcgtattaaatttactactttgtagcttcatcgcatgccccctagtcctagtatttttggaaagagtaaataaacgattcacgtctacccgttccactccactcattactttatagacctctatcgtacctcccctcagccatctcttctccaagctgaagagccctagacgcttcagcctttcctcatagggaagtcatcccatccccattatcattttcatcgcccttctctgtaccttttctaattccactatatctttcttgagatgcggcaaccagaattgaacacaatatttgaggtgcggttgcaccatggaccgatacaaaggctttataacatcctcacttttcttttccattcctttcctaataatacctaacattctatttgctttcttagccgccacagcacactgagctgagCCTTCTTAATTTTTAATTTCCTATTATGTTCTCCCTCCTACTGCAGTATATTCAGGAACAAGTTTTCTATGTCCTACAGCTGCACCAGATGTTAGACACATCTCTGGGTTAATAAGCATCCCTACTAATGAGTAGGGTGCTTGTCCAACATTATACTGTAACTCAATTTGCAGATGGTAGGGTTCCACCTCTACTCAAGGAAGTGCTTAACTTAATCTTGAAGCTGTATTGTTTTAGCAACAGTAGAAGAAGATACTTGCTTCCTACACCCGGGCAAAGTGAATTGGAATAACAGGTGATCCACCTTCTCATCTACTCCTTCTGATGTCATCATGTGAAGATACTTGGATAGATTTGGAGAGATCCGTTGACTGTCTTCAGGTATACATGGCCTCCTATCTCTTCTGTGGATCTTTTGGTGCTTTTGCATTGTTGCGAGCCGAGAGAATGCTTTATTACATTCAGTACACAaaaacggtttctctcctgtgtgtatCCTTTGGTGCGTTTTAAGACTGGATAGATAAATGAAGTTTTTATTACACTGagtacatttaaatggtttgtcaCCTTTATGAGTCCTCTGGTGCCTTTTCAGATCTGATAAATGACTGTattttttattacactcagtgcatgcaaatggtttcATACCTGTGTGGCTTATTTGGTGAGAATGCAGATCTGCACGCCGAATAAAGCTTTTGTTGCATTCTATACATATAAATGGTTTTTCTCCCGTGTGTACCCTCTGATGCCACTTCAACACTGATAGACAAATAAAGTTTTTATTACATTCAGAACATCTAAATGGTCTCTCTCCCGTGTGGCTGCGTTGGTGAATTCTCAGATTTGAAAGCCgagtaaaacttttattacactctgtACATCTATATGCTTTGTCTCCTGTGTGGATCCTTTGATGCCGTTTAAGATCTGATTGGTGACTGTACTTTTTATTACACTCACAACATTCAAATGGTTTCACACCGGTGTGGATTCTTTGGTGAGATTTCAGATCTGCCCTACggatgaagcttttattacattccgtacatataaatggtttttctcctgtgtgtATCTTCTGGTGCATTTTTAAACTTGATTGTGAAAAGAAGTTTTTATTACACTGAAAACATCTAAATGGTTTGTCTCCTGTGTGGCTGCGTTGATGAACGTTCATATTTGAAAGTCGAgcaaagcttttattacatttagtacaagtaaatggcttctctcctgtgtgtacCATCTGGTGCTTTTTTATACTTGACAGTGAAGAGAAGTTTTTATTACATTCAGGACATGTAAATAGTTTCacaccagtgtggattctttggtGAGATTTCAAATCTGTGTGCCAGGCAAAGCTCTTATTACATtctgtgcatgtaaatggtttttctcctgtatgtattctctggtgcatttttAGCCTTGATAGAAAACAGaagtttttattacactcagtgcatgaaAATAGTTTCTCTCCCACATGCATTCTCTGGTGCATTTTCAGACTTGAGAGAGAAAAGAAGTGTTTATTACATTCAGTACATACAAATTGTTGTTCTTCTCTATGGGACCTTTGGTGAACGTTCAGTTCTGAAAGCTGTGTGAAGCTTTTCTTACACTGTAAGCAAGTAAAAGTTCTCTCTCTTTCATACACCCTATTGTGCCTTTGTCGGTGGAACAGTAAACTGGTATCATCACATGCAGTACATGTAAATCCTTCCTGGCCTCTGTATGTTTTTTGATGTATTATGAGGTCTTTCTTATGCAGAAAGTTTTTCCCACATTCAGGACATGATATGACTCTCTTTCTGTTGTGTATTTTCTGATGATGACTTACGGAACATTTGTAAAATTCCCCATTTTGATTGCAATCAAAGAATGTCGCTCCTGCATGGGTTCTCCGATgaaataatgtattgtgtttccTATCAACGCTGATGTCGCACGGAAATGATTTTTTCCCTCTCCCCTCGCTCTGGTGCAGATTCGAAGTCACTTGATCAGGGTTATTACTTTGGAAGGGTTTCTCTGCTCTCAGGTGTCTCTGGTGCTCAGGGATGTTTCTGAGCTCCCTGTCACTTCTCTCACACTTGGTGACTCCATCTGCTGAGCCTCTTGCAGGATCGTTCTGGTCCCTCTGCTCCTTCTCGGATTCCTGCTGAGAATTTCTTGCGTTTCTCTTCTCAGTTTCCTGGGGAAAATTCTCACACACGTTTCCTGGTTCTCTCGGGGTCTGATCTATTACTGCAAGAGGTTCTCCTTGATTCTCCTCTTTCTTCCTGTTCTGTGTTAACTGATGATCTGCTGCATCTAATACAAAGTTTAAATCATGTGTTAGAGGACAGTGGTGGTTTCTATATATTGTTTGccattcttacataagtacaaaagtgttgccatactgggacagaccgaaggtccatcaagcccaatatcctgtttccaatagtggccaattcaggtcacaagtacctggcaagatcccaaaacagtacaataacgttttatgctacttatcccagaaataagaagcggattttccccaagtccattttaataatggcttacggacttttcttttagggagctatccaaatctttttttttaaatcccgctaagttaaccacttttagcacattttctggcaacgaattccagagtttaattaaacattggctgaagaaatattttctccgattcgttttaacttGACTACTTTggagtttcattgtgtgccccctagtcctagtatttttggaaaggagcACTTGGCCTTTTATACAATATGTCTATATCTGTCCCTGAAAACATGCATGTAATTGGTTGCGTATACAGAtataaaaatgtagaaaatgatTGGGATTTAGCTAATACCTTTTCTAAGTAgtttaaggtgagttacactcacatacagcccctgtttacaaagccgcactagtgccCGTGCACCAGATCTGGCTCAATTGTAGTCTTTCCCTCTCAAACATTCACGTCATTGCTATTGACTGTTTTCACACTGATCTGGATTTTACATAAGGGGATCTTCTGATACTGCAAAGGTTTCACAGAGGTCCTTTTGGCTTGATTTTACATAATAATACCATA
This genomic interval from Microcaecilia unicolor chromosome 1, aMicUni1.1, whole genome shotgun sequence contains the following:
- the LOC115463308 gene encoding oocyte zinc finger protein XlCOF6-like isoform X1, which codes for MAAGLCAQQMRVTFEDIAVSFSQEEWEYLDEEQKELYREVMKENYQTLISLGYERINPDILSRIKQEEDPFVRELQESEEKEDCLSYTDAADHQLTQNRKKEENQGEPLAVIDQTPREPGNVCENFPQETEKRNARNSQQESEKEQRDQNDPARGSADGVTKCERSDRELRNIPEHQRHLRAEKPFQSNNPDQVTSNLHQSEGRGKKSFPCDISVDRKHNTLFHRRTHAGATFFDCNQNGEFYKCSVSHHQKIHNRKRVISCPECGKNFLHKKDLIIHQKTYRGQEGFTCTACDDTSLLFHRQRHNRVYERERTFTCLQCKKSFTQLSELNVHQRSHREEQQFVCTECNKHFFSLSSLKMHQRMHVGEKLFSCTECNKNFCFLSRLKMHQRIHTGEKPFTCTECNKSFAWHTDLKSHQRIHTGVKLFTCPECNKNFSSLSSIKKHQMVHTGEKPFTCTKCNKSFARLSNMNVHQRSHTGDKPFRCFQCNKNFFSQSSLKMHQKIHTGEKPFICTECNKSFIRRADLKSHQRIHTGVKPFECCECNKKYSHQSDLKRHQRIHTGDKAYRCTECNKSFTRLSNLRIHQRSHTGERPFRCSECNKNFICLSVLKWHQRVHTGEKPFICIECNKSFIRRADLHSHQISHTGMKPFACTECNKKYSHLSDLKRHQRTHKGDKPFKCTQCNKNFIYLSSLKTHQRIHTGEKPFLCTECNKAFSRLATMQKHQKIHRRDRRPCIPEDSQRISPNLSKYLHMMTSEGVDEKVDHLLFQFTLPGCRKQVSSSTVAKTIQLQD